TCATCACGCCGCAGCTGTTCCAGGAACTGTTGCCTCTCAACCATGCGCAGGACATCAAGAAATGATCTGGACGGCGGTGATCAAGGGGAGCGCGCTGGTGACCTTCGTGCAGGGCGCCATGGTGCTGGTGGACAAGATCTTCGGCGAGGAGATATTGCCGCACCGGATCTACAGCAGCGCGGAAGCCGCGCAATTGCTGGGGATGGACCGTCTCGAGGTTCTGGGCCTGATCCGTTCGGGAACGATCAAGGCGAAGAAAGTGGGCGATAATTATCGTATCCTGGGCTCCAATCTTGTGGATTACATGAACCGATGAAGTTCGAAAATTGCAGGGATTGCCGCGAGGAAGTGGTGTGGTGGGCCTTTACCGCCGACATCTGCATGACCCTGTTCAAGGGGGTTCTCGGGCTGATGAGTGGCAGCGTGGCGCTGGTGGCGGATTCGCTGCATTCGGGGGCGGACGTGGTGGCCAGCGGGGTGACCCAGCTCAGCTTGAAGATTTCGAACAAGCCGGCGGATGAGCGCTATCCGTTCGGCTACGGCAACATCCAATACATCTCGTCGTCCATCGTGGGCTCCTTGCTGCTGATCGGGGCCAGCTTCTTGATGTACGGCTCGGTGATGAAGCTGATCTCGGGGACCTACGAGGCGCCGAGCATCTTCGCGGCGGTTGGGGCGTCGGTGACGGTGATCGTCAACGAGCTGATGTATCGCTACCAGATCTGCGTGGGCAACGAAAACAACAGCCCGGCCATCATCGCCAATGCCTGGGATAACCGGTCCGA
The sequence above is drawn from the Paramagnetospirillum magnetotacticum MS-1 genome and encodes:
- the mamR gene encoding magnetosome protein MamR, translated to MIWTAVIKGSALVTFVQGAMVLVDKIFGEEILPHRIYSSAEAAQLLGMDRLEVLGLIRSGTIKAKKVGDNYRILGSNLVDYMNR
- the mamB gene encoding magnetosome biogenesis CDF transporter MamB, translating into MKFENCRDCREEVVWWAFTADICMTLFKGVLGLMSGSVALVADSLHSGADVVASGVTQLSLKISNKPADERYPFGYGNIQYISSSIVGSLLLIGASFLMYGSVMKLISGTYEAPSIFAAVGASVTVIVNELMYRYQICVGNENNSPAIIANAWDNRSDAISSAAVMVGVIASVIGFPIADTIAAIGVSALVGRIGLELIGTSIHGLMDSSVDTELLQTAWQVAMDTPMVHSIYFLRGRHVGEDVQFDIRLRVDPNLRIKDSSMVAEAVRRRIQEEIPHARDIRLFVSPAPAAAARA